The following coding sequences lie in one Arthrobacter sp. SLBN-122 genomic window:
- the pstC gene encoding phosphate ABC transporter permease subunit PstC gives MTATSLTSTQGAGRAGDKVFSGATLAAGCLILAVLFGVALFLVVQAIPALTAPADKIQGGQGFFAYIWPIVIGTLIAAAIALVIATPIAIGVALFISHFAPRGLASGLGYVVDLLAAIPSVVYGAWGAAFLAKEISPAYGWLTANMGWLPIFQGPASTTGKTILTAGIVLAVMVLPIITSLSREIFLQTPKLHEEAALALGATRWEMIKMAVLPFARPGIISAVMLGLGRALGETMAVALVLSSGALTASLIQSGNQTIAAEIALNFPEASGIKVSTLIAAGLVLFIITLAVNMIARWVITRHKEFSGAN, from the coding sequence ATGACCGCCACCTCCCTGACCAGTACCCAGGGCGCCGGGCGCGCCGGGGACAAAGTCTTTTCCGGCGCCACGCTGGCAGCCGGGTGCCTGATCCTCGCCGTCCTCTTCGGCGTCGCACTTTTCCTGGTGGTCCAGGCAATTCCCGCGCTGACCGCGCCTGCCGACAAAATCCAGGGCGGACAGGGCTTCTTCGCCTACATCTGGCCCATCGTGATCGGCACGCTCATCGCCGCCGCCATCGCACTGGTGATCGCCACACCCATCGCCATCGGCGTGGCCTTGTTCATCTCCCACTTCGCACCCCGCGGCCTGGCCTCCGGACTCGGGTACGTCGTGGACCTGCTCGCCGCCATCCCGTCCGTGGTCTACGGCGCCTGGGGCGCCGCGTTCCTGGCCAAGGAGATCTCCCCGGCCTACGGCTGGCTCACGGCCAACATGGGCTGGCTGCCCATCTTCCAGGGCCCGGCCTCCACCACCGGCAAGACCATCCTCACCGCAGGCATCGTCCTGGCGGTCATGGTTCTGCCCATCATCACCTCGCTGTCCCGCGAGATCTTCCTGCAGACCCCCAAGCTGCACGAAGAAGCCGCACTGGCGCTGGGCGCCACCCGCTGGGAAATGATCAAGATGGCGGTGCTGCCCTTCGCCCGTCCGGGCATCATCAGCGCCGTCATGCTGGGCCTGGGCCGCGCGCTGGGCGAAACCATGGCCGTTGCCCTGGTGCTTTCCTCGGGCGCCCTGACCGCCAGCCTGATCCAGTCCGGCAACCAGACCATCGCTGCCGAGATTGCCCTGAACTTCCCCGAAGCCAGCGGAATCAAGGTCAGCACCCTGATCGCTGCCGGCCTGGTGCTGTTCATCATCACGCTGGCCGTGAACATGATCGCCCGCTGGGTCATTACCCGGCACAAAGAATTCTCGGGAGCCAACTAA
- the pstB gene encoding phosphate ABC transporter ATP-binding protein PstB: MSKRIDVKDLNVYYGDFLAVEDVSINIEAKSVTAFIGPSGCGKSTFLRTLNRMHEVIPGARVEGEVLLDGDNLYGPGVDPVTVRSQIGMVFQRPNPFPTMSIRDNVLAGVKLNNKKISKGEADVLVERSLKGANLWNEVKDRLEKPGSGLSGGQQQRLCIARAIAVEPQVILMDEPCSALDPISTLAIEDLINELKDQYTVVIVTHNMQQAARVSDRTAFFNIAGTGKPGKLIEYGDTHTIFSNPVQKATEDYVSGRFG; encoded by the coding sequence ATGTCTAAGCGCATCGACGTCAAGGACCTGAACGTGTACTACGGCGATTTCCTTGCCGTGGAGGACGTCAGCATCAACATCGAGGCCAAGTCCGTTACGGCGTTCATCGGCCCCTCAGGCTGCGGAAAATCCACGTTCCTCCGCACCTTGAACCGCATGCACGAGGTCATCCCCGGCGCCCGCGTTGAGGGTGAGGTCCTGCTGGACGGCGACAACCTCTACGGCCCCGGCGTGGACCCCGTGACCGTGCGCTCGCAGATCGGCATGGTCTTCCAGCGCCCCAACCCGTTCCCCACCATGTCCATCCGGGACAACGTGCTGGCCGGCGTCAAGCTGAACAACAAGAAGATCTCCAAGGGTGAGGCAGACGTCCTGGTGGAGCGCTCGCTCAAGGGCGCCAACCTGTGGAACGAGGTCAAGGACCGGCTGGAGAAGCCAGGTTCGGGCCTCTCCGGCGGTCAGCAGCAGCGGCTCTGCATCGCCCGCGCCATCGCCGTGGAGCCCCAGGTGATCCTCATGGACGAGCCCTGCTCCGCCCTGGACCCCATCTCCACCCTGGCCATCGAGGACCTCATCAATGAGCTTAAGGACCAGTACACGGTGGTGATCGTGACCCACAACATGCAGCAGGCCGCCCGGGTCTCCGACAGGACGGCATTCTTCAACATCGCGGGAACCGGCAAGCCGGGCAAGCTGATCGAATACGGGGACACCCACACCATTTTCAGCAACCCCGTCCAAAAGGCCACTGAGGATTACGTCTCCGGCCGTTTCGGATAG
- the pstA gene encoding phosphate ABC transporter permease PstA produces the protein MTSTLTPVRSKRSALTKGQLPKFAPYAVLAAALIAGAAILALVGFNPFGWGVASAILFTVGLVSWSAVVEGSRKAKDKLATCLVVGSFLVALLPLVSVIWTVLVNGIPGLMDPGFLTTSMNGVTGAFDNKAVESGGPVVGGIYHALLGTVQITLLATVVSVPVGLLTAIYLVEYGNDGRLAKAITFFVDVMTGIPSIVAGLFAAAFFFAVVGPGTKTGAVAAVALSVLMIPVVVRSSEEMLKIVPNELREAAYALGVRKWRTILKVVIPTAISGIASGVTLAIARVIGETAPILVTAGFATSINSNVFGGWMASLPTFIYTQILNPTSPSNPDPSSQRAWGAALVLIILVMVLNLAARLIARIFAPKTGR, from the coding sequence ATGACCTCCACCCTTACCCCCGTCCGCAGCAAGCGGTCGGCGCTTACCAAGGGCCAGCTGCCCAAGTTCGCGCCCTATGCCGTGCTGGCCGCAGCCCTGATCGCCGGTGCCGCCATCCTTGCCCTGGTGGGTTTCAACCCGTTCGGCTGGGGCGTGGCATCCGCGATCCTGTTCACCGTGGGGCTGGTGTCCTGGAGCGCTGTCGTGGAAGGCTCCCGCAAGGCCAAGGACAAACTGGCAACCTGCCTGGTGGTGGGCTCGTTCCTGGTGGCGCTGCTGCCGCTGGTTTCGGTGATCTGGACCGTGCTGGTCAATGGCATCCCCGGGCTCATGGACCCCGGCTTCCTCACCACCTCCATGAACGGCGTCACTGGCGCGTTCGACAACAAGGCCGTGGAAAGCGGCGGCCCGGTGGTGGGCGGCATCTACCACGCCCTCCTTGGCACCGTGCAGATCACTCTGCTGGCCACCGTGGTCTCCGTTCCCGTGGGGCTGCTTACGGCCATCTACCTGGTGGAGTACGGCAACGACGGCCGCCTGGCCAAGGCCATCACGTTCTTCGTGGATGTCATGACCGGAATCCCCTCCATCGTGGCCGGGCTGTTCGCCGCCGCGTTCTTCTTTGCGGTGGTGGGCCCGGGCACCAAGACCGGTGCGGTGGCCGCCGTCGCGCTTTCCGTGCTGATGATCCCTGTGGTGGTCCGCTCCAGCGAGGAAATGCTCAAGATCGTCCCCAATGAACTCCGTGAGGCCGCCTACGCCCTGGGCGTGCGCAAGTGGCGGACCATCCTCAAGGTGGTCATTCCGACGGCGATTTCAGGCATCGCATCCGGCGTCACCCTGGCGATCGCCCGGGTCATCGGCGAGACGGCGCCCATCCTGGTCACCGCCGGCTTTGCCACCAGCATCAACTCCAACGTGTTCGGCGGCTGGATGGCCTCGCTGCCCACGTTCATCTACACCCAGATCCTCAACCCCACCTCGCCATCCAACCCCGACCCCTCCTCCCAGCGGGCCTGGGGCGCGGCGCTGGTGCTGATCATCCTGGTGATGGTCCTGAACCTGGCGGCCCGCCTGATCGCCAGGATCTTCGCCCCCAAAACCGGCCGGTAA
- a CDS encoding sensor histidine kinase — translation MAIKEQQITAEGAGHERGSPAEPVVSDRLDGLFGSLSARKRVAASQLPVTLTIALVVVATAVFSPQTFTNQLFLAALLFHLAITAASIAVPWGRLPAQAFVVIPLLDCLAIGFTREAGGPPFNVLSMMLVFPVIWLSAYVQPYMPVLAVAGAVLSTVVPSALLGSSTVGGSMIRTLILPLVLSIIAVTAHVVATTIRRHRTRLIENEQALSRTLRESVRRQALLDAVLKAVGVGVWVVDAKGNTVLANRAMQADPALAGVVDPAAGPRLLRSADSSTPVPAKLLPAARAAAGEAFTDELYWAGPAERQRAYSVSSHSFPPAGGQEGGSVITFVDVTSLIAAMAAKDDFVATVSHELRTPLTSVLGYLELVLDEPGHDEIREELLVVRRNAEHLLSLVNDLIAVASERVDLALEKADLSRLVALEVDAAMPRTAGHGLQLVLEVEEPLPAMMDPERIAQVVRNLLSNALKYSPNSGLITVRTFRTREGAACSITDTGMGMTREEQDQAFTKFFRSARSRETAIPGAGLGLPVSKTIIEGHGGTIRLDSEPGRGTTATFILPES, via the coding sequence TTGGCAATCAAAGAACAGCAGATCACCGCCGAAGGTGCGGGCCACGAACGCGGGTCGCCGGCAGAGCCGGTAGTGTCGGACCGTCTTGACGGACTGTTCGGAAGCCTCAGCGCACGTAAGCGGGTGGCCGCAAGCCAACTGCCCGTGACGTTGACCATTGCACTGGTGGTGGTGGCCACGGCAGTTTTCAGCCCGCAGACGTTCACCAACCAGCTGTTCCTGGCGGCGCTGCTGTTCCACCTGGCCATCACCGCAGCGTCCATAGCCGTACCGTGGGGCCGGCTCCCTGCACAGGCCTTCGTCGTCATCCCGCTTCTGGATTGCCTGGCCATCGGGTTCACCCGGGAGGCGGGAGGACCACCTTTCAACGTCCTCAGCATGATGCTGGTGTTCCCCGTCATCTGGCTCTCCGCCTACGTCCAGCCGTACATGCCTGTCCTGGCCGTTGCGGGGGCAGTCCTCAGCACCGTGGTCCCCTCCGCTCTCCTGGGCTCGTCAACGGTGGGCGGATCGATGATCCGCACCCTTATCCTGCCCCTGGTCCTGTCAATCATCGCGGTGACAGCACACGTGGTGGCCACCACCATCCGCCGCCACCGGACCCGGCTGATTGAAAACGAGCAGGCCCTGTCCCGCACACTCCGTGAAAGTGTCCGACGGCAGGCCCTGCTCGACGCTGTGCTCAAGGCCGTTGGAGTGGGCGTTTGGGTGGTTGATGCTAAAGGGAACACCGTGCTGGCCAACAGGGCCATGCAGGCGGACCCCGCCCTTGCAGGCGTCGTCGATCCCGCTGCCGGGCCGCGCCTCCTCAGGTCGGCTGACAGCTCCACTCCCGTGCCCGCAAAGCTCCTTCCCGCTGCCCGCGCCGCAGCGGGGGAAGCGTTCACCGACGAGTTGTACTGGGCCGGTCCGGCGGAGCGCCAACGGGCCTATTCCGTGAGTTCCCACAGCTTCCCTCCTGCGGGCGGGCAGGAAGGGGGCTCCGTCATCACGTTTGTGGACGTCACCAGCCTGATCGCGGCCATGGCGGCAAAGGACGACTTCGTTGCCACTGTTTCGCACGAGCTGCGGACCCCGCTGACATCCGTCCTTGGCTACCTGGAACTGGTCCTGGACGAACCCGGGCATGACGAGATCCGCGAAGAGCTCCTGGTGGTGCGCCGGAATGCGGAACACCTGTTGAGCCTTGTCAATGACCTCATAGCAGTGGCCTCGGAACGCGTGGACCTCGCGCTGGAGAAGGCTGACCTTTCCCGGTTGGTGGCACTGGAGGTGGACGCAGCCATGCCCAGGACTGCCGGCCACGGACTGCAGCTGGTGCTTGAAGTGGAGGAGCCATTGCCGGCCATGATGGATCCGGAACGGATTGCCCAGGTGGTCCGGAACCTTCTTTCGAACGCCCTCAAATACTCCCCCAACAGCGGCCTGATCACCGTCAGGACCTTCAGGACCCGGGAGGGTGCGGCCTGCTCCATCACCGACACCGGCATGGGGATGACCAGGGAAGAACAGGACCAGGCCTTCACCAAGTTCTTCCGTTCGGCACGCTCGCGTGAAACAGCCATTCCGGGTGCCGGCCTGGGCCTGCCGGTCAGCAAGACCATCATTGAGGGCCACGGGGGAACAATCAGGCTGGACAGTGAGCCCGGCCGCGGTACCACGGCCACCTTCATCCTGCCGGAATCCTGA
- the pstS gene encoding phosphate ABC transporter substrate-binding protein PstS, translating into MKALRFGRHAAIAVIAAGALALSACGSDNATGTAPAGSQSAGGTKVTGTLTGIGSSAQGAAMDAWKTNFASANSGATVQYSPDGSGAGRKAILDGSAQFAGSDAYLKDDEYASSKSVCGPDGAINVPVYISPIAVAFNVPGVTDLKLDATTVAKIFRGQIAKWNDPAIAALNPGVSLPDLKVTPVNRSDDSGTTQNFTDYLAAAASEVWTDKAAGVWPAGLQGENAKGTSGVVKTVTDTPGAVTYADDSAVSGKLGVAQIKVGDSFTKISADAAAKAVDAGKPVEGRAANDLSIKLDRKTTIAGAYPIVLVSFHVLCSTYEKQETVDLVKAFEHYVVSGEGQKAAADSAKSAPLSSDLAAKAAKAIDSIKVKS; encoded by the coding sequence GTGAAGGCACTTCGCTTCGGCCGCCACGCGGCTATCGCTGTCATCGCAGCCGGCGCACTCGCGCTCAGCGCCTGCGGTTCAGACAACGCCACGGGCACCGCGCCTGCCGGCAGCCAGTCCGCCGGCGGCACCAAGGTCACCGGTACCCTGACCGGCATCGGGTCCTCCGCGCAGGGCGCCGCCATGGACGCATGGAAGACCAACTTCGCTTCCGCCAACTCCGGCGCCACCGTGCAGTACTCCCCGGACGGCTCCGGCGCAGGCCGTAAGGCCATCCTGGACGGCTCGGCCCAGTTCGCGGGCTCGGACGCCTACTTGAAGGATGACGAATACGCCTCCTCCAAGTCCGTCTGCGGCCCCGACGGCGCCATCAACGTCCCGGTGTACATCTCCCCGATCGCCGTTGCCTTCAACGTCCCCGGCGTCACCGACCTGAAGCTTGACGCCACCACTGTGGCCAAGATCTTCCGCGGCCAGATCGCCAAGTGGAACGATCCCGCGATCGCAGCCCTGAACCCCGGCGTCTCCCTGCCCGACCTCAAGGTCACCCCGGTGAACCGCTCCGACGATTCCGGCACCACCCAGAACTTCACCGACTACCTGGCCGCCGCGGCCTCCGAGGTCTGGACCGACAAGGCCGCCGGCGTCTGGCCCGCCGGCCTGCAGGGCGAAAACGCCAAGGGAACCTCCGGTGTGGTCAAGACCGTGACGGACACCCCCGGTGCCGTGACCTACGCCGACGACTCCGCTGTCAGCGGCAAGCTCGGCGTGGCCCAGATCAAGGTGGGGGATTCCTTCACCAAGATCTCCGCCGATGCCGCCGCCAAGGCCGTGGACGCCGGCAAGCCGGTTGAAGGCCGCGCCGCCAACGATCTGTCCATCAAGCTGGACCGCAAGACCACGATCGCCGGCGCCTACCCGATCGTGCTGGTGTCCTTCCACGTCCTGTGCAGCACGTACGAAAAGCAGGAGACCGTTGACCTGGTCAAGGCCTTCGAGCACTACGTAGTGTCCGGCGAAGGCCAGAAGGCCGCAGCAGACTCGGCCAAGTCCGCTCCGCTGTCCTCAGACCTCGCAGCCAAGGCTGCCAAGGCCATCGACTCGATCAAGGTCAAGTCCTAG
- a CDS encoding FUSC family protein encodes MAIPAGLSSTRRFLHGRVRTGLIRSRNSVVPAIQMTVCAVGAYAFADNILGHSGPLFAATSSLIALGFSREPRLRRVMEVGLGCTIGIAVGDLLLHWLGGDIWVAAVVLLFSILLARFLDSGSIFTTQLALQSLLVVLLPAPAGGPFTRSIDAVVGGLFALLVTILMPKDPRREPRRDVQKLLHELAEVLRECAGGLVNSDSTQAWHALIRGRNCQPLVDAMRQSLRASGEVATLAPAYRRHRDELDRLKQSLDFIDLALRNSRVFARRLTSAINHAALSDEATDSIAEVLQETAAAIDELSLGLAESHDGVRRAHLRTARRDLSEIALRLHPKLLEVQRLEGETVVMLFRPLMVDLLEATGMDADEARDVLPAL; translated from the coding sequence ATGGCCATCCCAGCAGGACTCTCATCGACCAGGCGCTTCCTGCACGGGCGGGTCCGGACCGGACTGATCCGCAGCCGCAATTCCGTTGTCCCTGCCATCCAGATGACCGTGTGTGCGGTGGGCGCCTACGCCTTCGCCGACAACATCCTGGGTCACTCCGGCCCGCTCTTCGCTGCCACGTCGTCGCTGATCGCCCTTGGGTTTTCCCGGGAACCCCGGCTGCGGCGCGTGATGGAAGTGGGCCTGGGGTGCACCATCGGCATCGCCGTGGGTGACCTGCTCCTGCACTGGCTGGGCGGCGACATCTGGGTGGCCGCCGTCGTGCTTCTCTTCTCCATCCTGCTGGCCCGGTTCCTGGACAGCGGGAGTATCTTCACCACCCAACTGGCGCTGCAGTCGCTGCTGGTGGTGCTGCTGCCGGCGCCCGCAGGCGGCCCGTTCACCCGCAGCATCGACGCCGTAGTGGGTGGCCTCTTCGCGCTGCTGGTGACCATCCTCATGCCCAAGGATCCGCGCCGGGAACCGCGCCGCGACGTCCAGAAGCTGCTGCATGAACTTGCGGAAGTGCTGCGGGAGTGCGCCGGGGGCCTGGTCAACAGCGACTCAACCCAGGCCTGGCATGCGCTGATCCGCGGCAGGAACTGCCAGCCCCTGGTGGATGCCATGCGGCAGTCGCTGCGCGCCTCCGGGGAGGTCGCCACTCTGGCGCCGGCCTACCGCCGGCACCGGGATGAGCTGGACAGGCTCAAGCAGTCGCTGGACTTCATCGACCTTGCGCTGCGCAACAGCCGAGTATTTGCCCGGCGGCTCACCAGCGCCATCAACCACGCCGCCCTCTCGGACGAGGCGACCGACAGCATCGCGGAGGTACTGCAGGAGACCGCTGCCGCGATTGACGAGCTTTCGCTGGGCCTTGCGGAATCGCACGACGGCGTCCGCCGCGCCCACCTGCGCACTGCCCGCCGCGACCTGAGCGAGATCGCCCTGCGCCTGCACCCCAAGCTGCTGGAGGTGCAGCGGCTGGAGGGTGAAACCGTGGTGATGCTGTTCCGGCCCCTGATGGTGGACCTGCTGGAAGCCACGGGCATGGACGCGGACGAAGCCAGGGACGTGCTGCCCGCACTGTAG
- the radA gene encoding DNA repair protein RadA — protein sequence MATKTSRASKAPAYKCAECGWTTVKWVGRCGECQAWGTVEETGTAVARTTAATTVVEPARRIADVDATTAAFLPTGMDELDRVLGGGLVPGAVILLAGEPGVGKSTLLLDVAAKFARTAQDVLYVTGEESAAQVKLRAERIDAVAESLYLSAETDLGQALGQVEKIEPRLLIVDSVQTLSSADVDGSAGGVSQVREVAASIIAAAKRRNMTTLLVGHVTKDGSIAGPRLLEHLVDVVCQFEGERHSRLRLLRAVKNRYGPTDDVGCFDLNENGIEGLADPSGLFVSRTKEPVSGTCITVTMEGRRPLLAEVQSLLAESPNSQPRRATSGLDSSRVSMLLAVLQQRAGTLLHKDDSYVATVGGVKLSEPATDLAVALAVASAKARKPLPIRLIAFGEVGLAGEVRPVPGINQRIQEAHRLGFTHAVVPASHTGPGPVPAGFSVREVEHLTEALSLLIG from the coding sequence ATGGCAACAAAGACTTCCCGGGCCTCCAAGGCGCCCGCGTACAAATGCGCTGAGTGCGGCTGGACCACCGTCAAGTGGGTGGGCCGCTGCGGCGAGTGCCAGGCATGGGGCACGGTTGAGGAAACGGGCACCGCGGTGGCGCGGACCACGGCGGCCACCACAGTCGTGGAGCCGGCCCGCCGGATCGCGGACGTGGACGCCACCACGGCGGCTTTCCTGCCAACCGGGATGGACGAGCTGGACCGGGTGCTGGGCGGCGGCCTGGTTCCCGGCGCCGTCATCCTGCTGGCAGGCGAGCCCGGAGTGGGGAAGTCCACGCTGCTGCTGGACGTTGCAGCGAAGTTCGCGCGGACTGCCCAGGACGTCCTTTACGTCACCGGCGAAGAGTCGGCCGCCCAGGTGAAGCTGCGCGCGGAGCGGATCGACGCCGTCGCGGAATCGCTGTACCTGTCCGCGGAGACGGACCTTGGGCAGGCGCTGGGGCAGGTGGAGAAGATCGAGCCCCGGCTGCTGATCGTGGACTCGGTGCAGACCCTCAGCAGCGCGGACGTTGACGGCAGCGCCGGCGGCGTGTCCCAGGTCCGCGAGGTGGCGGCGTCCATCATTGCCGCAGCCAAGCGGCGGAACATGACCACCCTGCTGGTGGGCCACGTGACCAAGGACGGTTCCATCGCCGGGCCCCGGCTGCTGGAACACCTGGTGGACGTGGTGTGCCAGTTCGAGGGCGAGCGGCATTCCAGGTTGCGGCTGCTCAGGGCCGTCAAGAACCGGTACGGCCCCACCGACGACGTGGGTTGCTTTGACCTCAATGAGAACGGCATTGAGGGCCTGGCCGATCCCAGCGGGCTGTTTGTGAGCCGCACCAAGGAGCCGGTTTCGGGAACCTGCATCACGGTCACCATGGAGGGCCGCCGCCCCCTGCTGGCGGAGGTGCAGTCACTGCTTGCCGAAAGCCCCAATTCACAGCCCCGGCGGGCCACCAGTGGGCTGGACAGCTCACGCGTGTCCATGCTCTTGGCCGTGCTGCAGCAACGGGCGGGGACCCTGCTGCACAAGGACGATTCGTATGTTGCCACCGTGGGCGGGGTGAAACTCAGCGAACCCGCCACGGACCTCGCCGTGGCCCTCGCCGTGGCCTCGGCCAAGGCCCGCAAGCCCCTGCCCATCCGGCTGATTGCCTTTGGCGAGGTGGGGCTCGCCGGGGAGGTCCGGCCGGTGCCGGGCATCAACCAGCGCATCCAGGAGGCGCACCGGCTGGGATTTACCCACGCCGTGGTTCCAGCCAGCCACACCGGTCCTGGCCCGGTTCCGGCAGGGTTTTCGGTCCGGGAAGTGGAGCACCTGACCGAAGCGCTCAGCCTCTTAATCGGCTAG